The Apium graveolens cultivar Ventura chromosome 6, ASM990537v1, whole genome shotgun sequence genome contains a region encoding:
- the LOC141665923 gene encoding uncharacterized protein LOC141665923 yields the protein MPEYGMHGIPLILFHFGLRLPMHPFFLAMFEAIGCGVSQLTPNSRAQLSGFVALCCDRNLIPTFKLFFSIYAVRYHDGQVYFDCPYKRVKIVSVRSSNSGYHSKWLYFGGPDLEFVKLCGKVSQFTIDYLNNLEKHDAKYLNGFHGVASVYTHLQLKEPDFLEMHDLAGASLEKILNSGVKGEMDKAMMLLITRASKKGDDGAPSGPSRVGHSVSIELLDDQGNRIVEDVEKDMPDVEPTALNPRKRGRREVEGENCVDGGTVEGDASVGGVNKTLTLVGNRATMAPTIDPRQKKGVVRVDIQPHERWTGGTTVPLRVFDLFHLPQDAVAFDGRRREDLADRCKSRAGRFLADFMHIVEEFRTDGNDAACKRLEAEVSSLRVERKKLVAGYSELEKRSSDLTADNTALSKKVGEMEVGKQSLNATVSELERRLSEVEKERDELKGKCEGLERHVEGTNSSYRLIAEENTSLKAEVEKVVEDIASAHGDGYGRCVVRMQNAGLDTTGHSFEDYIRDLAASRPDDPAGGS from the exons ATGCCGGAGTACGGCATGCACGGGATTCCGCTAATCCTTTTTCACTTCGGGCTTCGGTTACCTATGCACCCGTTTTTCTTAGCGATGTTCGAGGCTATCGGATGCGGGGTTAGTCAATTGACGCCCAATTCCCGTGCACAGCTTAGTGGGTTTGTTGCTCTTTGTTGTGATAGGAATTTGATTCCTACATTTAAGCTTTTCTTCTCGATTTACGCAGTTAGGTATCACGACGGGCAGGTTTACTTTGACTGTCCTTACAAAAGGGTTAAGATTGTCAGCGTTAGGTCTTCTAATTCAGGGTATCATTCTAAGTGGCTGTATTTCGGGGGGCCGGATTTAGAGTTTGTAAAGCTGTGTGGGAAAGTGAGTCAGTTTACCATCGACTACTTGAATAATCTCGAGAAGCACGATGCTAAGTATTTGAACGGGTTTCATGGGGTAGCCTCGGTGTACACTCACCTTCAGTTAAAGGAACCCGATTTTTTAGAAATGCATGATT TGGCTGGAGCCTCTTTAGAGAAGATATTGAACAGCGGGGTCAAAGGAGAGATGGACAAGGCAATGATGCTACTTATTACGAGAGCCTCGAAGAAAGGTGATGATGGAGCTCCCTCTGGTCCCTCGAGGGTTGGGCATTCTGTTTCAATTGAGCTCCTGGATGACCAAGGAAATAGAATCGTGGAAGATGTTGAGAAGGATATGCCAGACGTTGAGCCGACTGCTTTAAATCCTCGCAAGAGGGGTCGTCGAGAGGTCGAGGGGGAGAATTGTGTAGATGGTGGGACTGTTGAAGGGGATGCATCGGTTGGTGGGGTGAATAAGACCCTTACACTAGTTGGTAACAGGGCGACAATGGCCCCTACCATCGACCCCCGACAGAAAAAAGGAGTTGTAAGGGTTGATATTCAGCCCCATGAACGCTGGACAGGTGGGACAACTGTGCCGTtgagggtttttgatctttttcATCTCCCTCAAGATGCAGTTGCTTTTGATGGGCGTCGTCGAGAGGATTTAGCTGATCGTTGCAAGAGCCGTGCTGGAAGG TTCCTCGCAGATTTTATGCATATTGTAGAGGAATTTCGCACTGACGGCAATGATGCTGCTTGTAAGAGATTAGAAGCGGAGGTGAGTTCCCTCAGGGTCGAGAGAAAGAAACTCGTGGCAGGTTATTCAGAATTGGAAAAGAGATCGTCAGATTTGACGGCGGATAATACCGCATTGTCGAAGAAAGTGGGTGAGATGGAAGTTGGGAAGCAGTCGTTGAATGCCACGGTCTCGGAGCTCGAGAGGAGGCTTTCTGAAGTGGAGAAGGAGCGGGATGAGTTGAAGGGAAAGTGTGAGGGCTTGGAGCGTCATGTTGAGGGGACGAATTCCTCTTATCGTTTAATTGCTGAGGAGAATACTAGTCTAAAGGCAGAAGTGGAGAAGGTTGTGGAGGATATTGCTAGTGCTCATGGGGATGGTTACGGGCGGTGTGTTGTCCGCATGCAAAATGCAGGACTCGATACGACAGGACATTCCTTCGAGGACTATATCCGCGATCTTGCTGCCTCGCGACCTGATGATCCAGCTGGAGGCTCTTGA
- the LOC141667504 gene encoding FCS-Like Zinc finger 10-like isoform X1, producing MHIYTTIVTPYTYTHTLLYLYIPPSDTVVCVSFRKMLRKRSRSQQKDQHMGHPVSDVSDSQYHPDVSAQKHKPNSFFSLPGVFVGLSPKASELESINSPTSPLDFRVFSSLGNPFRSPKSSQENHHKSWGCSKVGLSIIDSLDDETTSGKVLRSSDSKNILFGAQMGIKIPNVRSRFESFEAPNSLPNNYAIFPSKHIVKPSKLRNGSSSVHFEIGEASLVDESFGKFRSCSLDNGNVGSQLGNLRTKLSREIFCLDDGKSSVSVPHSFIAGNQNLNSSSSTELTCIGVPIGSQNSFIGPLSASEIELSEDYTCVRTHGPNAKTTHIYSDCILGCHDNELVEKSKNGNKDIALSAPDAGPAISITYPSNNFSSFCFSCKKTLEGEDIYMYRGDTFCSWSCRSEEISFQEKLEQENSSSNSEELSGTSMFIAT from the exons ATGCACATTTATACTACTATTGTTACACcttacacatacacacacacccTTTTATATCTCTACATCCCCCCTTCAGACACTGTGGTCTGTGTGA GTTTCAGGAAAATGTTGAGGAAGAGGTCTAGATCACAACAGAAAGATCAACATATGGGTCATCCAGTGTCCGATGTTTCGGATTCTCAGTATCATCCAGATGTTTCTGCACAGAAACATAAACCAAATTCATTTTTCAGTCTTCCTGGAGTGTTTGTAGGGCTCAGTCCAAAAGCTTCTGAACTTGAATCGATTAATAGCCCCACTTCCCCATTGGATTTCAGGGTGTTTTCGTCTCTAGGAAATCCGTTTAGATCCCCCAAATCGTCTCAAGAGAATCATCACAAGAGTTGGGGTTGTAGTAAAGTAGGCCTAAGCATTATAGATTCTCTTGATGATGAAACTACATCAGGGAAAGTTCTCCGATCATCGGATAGTAAGAATATACTTTTTGGAGCACAGATGGGGATCAAAATCCCTAATGTGCGGAGCCGTTTTGAATCTTTTGAGGCACCTAATTCACTGCCTAACAATTATGCAATTTTCCCTTCAAAGCATATTGTTAAACCATCCAAACTCCGCAATGGAAGCTCTAGTGTTCATTTTGAAATTGGAGAAGCTTCACTTGTAGACGAGTCTTTTGGAAAGTTCCGATCTTGTTCACTAGATAATGGAAATGTGGGTTCACAATTAGGCAACCTCAGGACCAAGTTAAGTCGTGAAATTTTTTGCTTAGATGATGGTAAAAGTTCGGTGAGTGTACCTCATAGTTTCATAGCTGGAAACCAAAATTTGAACAGTTCTTCAAGTACAGAACTGACTTGTATTGGAGTTCCCATTGGTAGTCAGAATAGTTTTATTGGTCCTCTCTCTGCAAGTGAGATTGAGCTTTCTGAGGATTATACTTGTGTGAGAACACATGGCCCTAACGCCAAGACAACTCATATATATAGTGACTGCATTTTAGGATGTCACGACAATGAGTTAGTAGAAAAGTCTAAGAATGGGAACAAGGATATTGCTTTGTCTGCTCCTGATGCTGGTCCTGCTATTTCTATTACATATCCCTCCAATAATTTTTCGAGCTTCTGTTTTTCTTGCAAGAAGACTTTGGAGGGTGAAGACATATATATGTACAG AGGCGACACATTTTGCAGTTGGAGTTGTCGCTCGGAGGAGATCTCGTTTCAAGAGAAACTGGAGCAGGAAAACTCGTCAAGTAACTCTGAGGAACTTTCTGGAACTAGCATGTTCATTGCTACATAA
- the LOC141665921 gene encoding uncharacterized protein LOC141665921 produces the protein MTREEILKEVKDKPFYYPLNPMQTLPENRPYNRQCDYHETHDHKTENCLSLKYFIEDQVNKGNMNKYLVRDSNNRGEAHKRGKNVVNVVLGGSHSPPRSPDFGEEVLSIQSLPDMVISFSSKDYEGVNPHHNVALVVTLDIFDNEVRRMLIDNGSSVNIFFKHAVDRMQLGSVCSNECREDPLYGFRHNLVPIQGTLYIPVLFGTTHNQVIHVIKFYVINAHSSYNGIIGRSSLTMMQAITSISHLKIKFPTPTGVGEIKGDYRVAETCYNQGLVMAESYQDNKRKATVIHKQQSMKKHRPRPREETTKEVQLIESSPE, from the coding sequence ATGACCCGGGAGGAAATCTTGAAGGAGGTAAAAGACAAACCCTTCTATTATCCTCTGAACCCAATGCAAACTCTTCCGGAAAACAGGCCTTATAACAGGCAGTGCGATTATCATGAGACCCATGACCATAAGACTGAGAACTGCTTATCACTCAAATACTTCATTGAGGACCAAGTGAATAAAGGAAATATGAACAAGTACTTAGTCCGGGACAGCAACAACAGAGGGGAAGCGCATAAGAGAGGAAAGAATGTAGTCAACGTAGTCCTAGGAGGCTCCCACTCCCCACCTCGGAGCCCGGACTTCGGCGAAGAAGTGCTCTCAATCCAATCACTCCCAGACAtggtgatatccttcagcagTAAGGACTATGAAGGAGTCAACCCTCATCACAATGTAGCCTTAGTGGTCACTTTGgacatctttgataatgaagtaagaagaatgctcatagacaatggttcATCAGTAAATATTTTCTTCAAGCACGCAGTGGATCGAATGCAGTTAGGGAGCGTCTGCTCAAACGAGTGTCGGGAGGACCCACTCTATGGGTTCAGACACAACTTAGTCCCGATTCAAGGAACTTTATATATACCAGTTCTTTTTGGAACCACTCATAACCAAGTGATTCATGTCATCAAGTTTTATGTAATCAACGCTCATTCGTCATATAATGGAATTATTGGCAGATCATCTTTAACAATGATGCAAGcgataacttcaatctcccatctcaagatCAAGTTCCCAACCCCGACAGGAGTCGGGGAAATAAAAGGAGATTATAGAGTTGCTGAAACATGCTATAATCAGGGGTTGGTCATGGCAGAATCCTACCAGGACAACAAAAGGAAGGCAACTGTCATTCACAAGCAACAAAGCATGAAGAAGCACCGACCCCGGCCAAGGGAAGAAACAACAAAAGAAGTACAACTTATTGAGTCAAGTCCGGAATAA
- the LOC141667504 gene encoding FCS-Like Zinc finger 10-like isoform X2, translating to MQDFIFMLCILSRCVLGWFNLCFRKMLRKRSRSQQKDQHMGHPVSDVSDSQYHPDVSAQKHKPNSFFSLPGVFVGLSPKASELESINSPTSPLDFRVFSSLGNPFRSPKSSQENHHKSWGCSKVGLSIIDSLDDETTSGKVLRSSDSKNILFGAQMGIKIPNVRSRFESFEAPNSLPNNYAIFPSKHIVKPSKLRNGSSSVHFEIGEASLVDESFGKFRSCSLDNGNVGSQLGNLRTKLSREIFCLDDGKSSVSVPHSFIAGNQNLNSSSSTELTCIGVPIGSQNSFIGPLSASEIELSEDYTCVRTHGPNAKTTHIYSDCILGCHDNELVEKSKNGNKDIALSAPDAGPAISITYPSNNFSSFCFSCKKTLEGEDIYMYRGDTFCSWSCRSEEISFQEKLEQENSSSNSEELSGTSMFIAT from the exons ATGCAAGATTTCATCTTTATGTTGTGCATTTTGTCAAGATGTGTTCTTGGGTGGTTTAATCTAT GTTTCAGGAAAATGTTGAGGAAGAGGTCTAGATCACAACAGAAAGATCAACATATGGGTCATCCAGTGTCCGATGTTTCGGATTCTCAGTATCATCCAGATGTTTCTGCACAGAAACATAAACCAAATTCATTTTTCAGTCTTCCTGGAGTGTTTGTAGGGCTCAGTCCAAAAGCTTCTGAACTTGAATCGATTAATAGCCCCACTTCCCCATTGGATTTCAGGGTGTTTTCGTCTCTAGGAAATCCGTTTAGATCCCCCAAATCGTCTCAAGAGAATCATCACAAGAGTTGGGGTTGTAGTAAAGTAGGCCTAAGCATTATAGATTCTCTTGATGATGAAACTACATCAGGGAAAGTTCTCCGATCATCGGATAGTAAGAATATACTTTTTGGAGCACAGATGGGGATCAAAATCCCTAATGTGCGGAGCCGTTTTGAATCTTTTGAGGCACCTAATTCACTGCCTAACAATTATGCAATTTTCCCTTCAAAGCATATTGTTAAACCATCCAAACTCCGCAATGGAAGCTCTAGTGTTCATTTTGAAATTGGAGAAGCTTCACTTGTAGACGAGTCTTTTGGAAAGTTCCGATCTTGTTCACTAGATAATGGAAATGTGGGTTCACAATTAGGCAACCTCAGGACCAAGTTAAGTCGTGAAATTTTTTGCTTAGATGATGGTAAAAGTTCGGTGAGTGTACCTCATAGTTTCATAGCTGGAAACCAAAATTTGAACAGTTCTTCAAGTACAGAACTGACTTGTATTGGAGTTCCCATTGGTAGTCAGAATAGTTTTATTGGTCCTCTCTCTGCAAGTGAGATTGAGCTTTCTGAGGATTATACTTGTGTGAGAACACATGGCCCTAACGCCAAGACAACTCATATATATAGTGACTGCATTTTAGGATGTCACGACAATGAGTTAGTAGAAAAGTCTAAGAATGGGAACAAGGATATTGCTTTGTCTGCTCCTGATGCTGGTCCTGCTATTTCTATTACATATCCCTCCAATAATTTTTCGAGCTTCTGTTTTTCTTGCAAGAAGACTTTGGAGGGTGAAGACATATATATGTACAG AGGCGACACATTTTGCAGTTGGAGTTGTCGCTCGGAGGAGATCTCGTTTCAAGAGAAACTGGAGCAGGAAAACTCGTCAAGTAACTCTGAGGAACTTTCTGGAACTAGCATGTTCATTGCTACATAA
- the LOC141667504 gene encoding FCS-Like Zinc finger 10-like isoform X3, producing MLRKRSRSQQKDQHMGHPVSDVSDSQYHPDVSAQKHKPNSFFSLPGVFVGLSPKASELESINSPTSPLDFRVFSSLGNPFRSPKSSQENHHKSWGCSKVGLSIIDSLDDETTSGKVLRSSDSKNILFGAQMGIKIPNVRSRFESFEAPNSLPNNYAIFPSKHIVKPSKLRNGSSSVHFEIGEASLVDESFGKFRSCSLDNGNVGSQLGNLRTKLSREIFCLDDGKSSVSVPHSFIAGNQNLNSSSSTELTCIGVPIGSQNSFIGPLSASEIELSEDYTCVRTHGPNAKTTHIYSDCILGCHDNELVEKSKNGNKDIALSAPDAGPAISITYPSNNFSSFCFSCKKTLEGEDIYMYRGDTFCSWSCRSEEISFQEKLEQENSSSNSEELSGTSMFIAT from the exons ATGTTGAGGAAGAGGTCTAGATCACAACAGAAAGATCAACATATGGGTCATCCAGTGTCCGATGTTTCGGATTCTCAGTATCATCCAGATGTTTCTGCACAGAAACATAAACCAAATTCATTTTTCAGTCTTCCTGGAGTGTTTGTAGGGCTCAGTCCAAAAGCTTCTGAACTTGAATCGATTAATAGCCCCACTTCCCCATTGGATTTCAGGGTGTTTTCGTCTCTAGGAAATCCGTTTAGATCCCCCAAATCGTCTCAAGAGAATCATCACAAGAGTTGGGGTTGTAGTAAAGTAGGCCTAAGCATTATAGATTCTCTTGATGATGAAACTACATCAGGGAAAGTTCTCCGATCATCGGATAGTAAGAATATACTTTTTGGAGCACAGATGGGGATCAAAATCCCTAATGTGCGGAGCCGTTTTGAATCTTTTGAGGCACCTAATTCACTGCCTAACAATTATGCAATTTTCCCTTCAAAGCATATTGTTAAACCATCCAAACTCCGCAATGGAAGCTCTAGTGTTCATTTTGAAATTGGAGAAGCTTCACTTGTAGACGAGTCTTTTGGAAAGTTCCGATCTTGTTCACTAGATAATGGAAATGTGGGTTCACAATTAGGCAACCTCAGGACCAAGTTAAGTCGTGAAATTTTTTGCTTAGATGATGGTAAAAGTTCGGTGAGTGTACCTCATAGTTTCATAGCTGGAAACCAAAATTTGAACAGTTCTTCAAGTACAGAACTGACTTGTATTGGAGTTCCCATTGGTAGTCAGAATAGTTTTATTGGTCCTCTCTCTGCAAGTGAGATTGAGCTTTCTGAGGATTATACTTGTGTGAGAACACATGGCCCTAACGCCAAGACAACTCATATATATAGTGACTGCATTTTAGGATGTCACGACAATGAGTTAGTAGAAAAGTCTAAGAATGGGAACAAGGATATTGCTTTGTCTGCTCCTGATGCTGGTCCTGCTATTTCTATTACATATCCCTCCAATAATTTTTCGAGCTTCTGTTTTTCTTGCAAGAAGACTTTGGAGGGTGAAGACATATATATGTACAG AGGCGACACATTTTGCAGTTGGAGTTGTCGCTCGGAGGAGATCTCGTTTCAAGAGAAACTGGAGCAGGAAAACTCGTCAAGTAACTCTGAGGAACTTTCTGGAACTAGCATGTTCATTGCTACATAA